The Thermus neutrinimicus genome includes a window with the following:
- the cas5e gene encoding type I-E CRISPR-associated protein Cas5/CasD: MPTLLLRLQGPMQSWGTRSRFDHRDTWPYPTKSGVLGLLAAALGRDREDDISDLASLRLGVRVDKRGVLRVDYQTAQGILPASGKGKVNVQSWRYYLSDAAFLVGLEGPRDLLQKVQESLLNPRYVLYLGRKGYVPSPPPYLGDGLRDEPLEEALRGYPYLLAQKPQEDLLLVLEVRASPVTEVRASPVTEVRASPVTEASQVRLVYDQPIAPFAKRRFGVRYVREVLIPKEAVPLRSEPAKELEDVDQQAGA; this comes from the coding sequence ATGCCCACGCTCCTCCTGCGGCTACAGGGACCCATGCAGTCTTGGGGTACCCGGAGCCGGTTTGACCACCGGGATACCTGGCCTTACCCCACCAAAAGCGGGGTCTTGGGGCTTTTGGCGGCAGCCCTTGGTCGGGACCGGGAGGATGACATCTCCGACCTGGCCTCCTTGCGCCTGGGGGTCCGGGTGGATAAGCGGGGGGTGTTGCGTGTGGACTACCAGACGGCCCAGGGCATCTTGCCCGCAAGCGGCAAGGGCAAGGTGAACGTGCAGAGCTGGCGGTACTACCTTTCCGATGCCGCTTTCCTGGTGGGCCTCGAGGGCCCTCGGGACCTCCTGCAAAAGGTGCAGGAATCCCTCCTTAACCCCCGGTACGTGTTGTACCTGGGCCGTAAGGGCTATGTTCCTAGCCCCCCTCCCTACCTTGGCGACGGCCTGCGGGACGAACCCCTCGAGGAGGCCCTGCGGGGATACCCTTACCTTCTTGCCCAAAAACCCCAGGAGGACCTTCTCTTGGTCCTCGAGGTACGGGCTTCGCCCGTGACCGAGGTACGGGCTTCGCCCGTGACCGAGGTACGGGCTTCGCCCGTGACCGAGGCCAGCCAGGTAAGGTTGGTTTACGACCAGCCCATCGCCCCTTTTGCCAAGCGCCGCTTCGGAGTCCGGTACGTTCGCGAGGTTCTGATCCCCAAGGAGGCTGTCCCCTTGAGGTCAGAGCCAGCCAAGGAGCTCGAGGATGTGGATCAGCAAGCTGGTGCTTAA
- the cas6e gene encoding type I-E CRISPR-associated protein Cas6/Cse3/CasE, with protein sequence MWISKLVLNPRSKEARRDLASPYEMHRTLSRAVSLPLKEGQERLLWRLEPTRSLDAPVVLVQTLNPPDWSVLAEGYATVYPPKPFQPALREGQVFRFRLRANPSKRSREKGDRVALKTREEKLAWLARKLEEGGFRLPSERGQPLAVIRQDTFLEVRKRGHLLQVQAVLFEGTLEVLDPQKALESLKRGIGPGKALGLGLLSLHP encoded by the coding sequence ATGTGGATCAGCAAGCTGGTGCTTAACCCCCGTTCCAAAGAGGCCCGTCGGGACCTGGCTAGTCCCTACGAGATGCACAGAACCCTCTCTCGGGCAGTGTCCCTGCCCCTTAAGGAGGGGCAGGAAAGGCTTTTGTGGCGCTTGGAGCCCACCCGCTCCCTGGATGCCCCCGTGGTTCTGGTGCAGACCCTTAATCCCCCGGACTGGAGCGTTTTGGCAGAGGGTTATGCCACGGTCTACCCTCCGAAGCCCTTCCAGCCCGCCTTGCGAGAGGGCCAGGTGTTCCGCTTCCGCCTACGGGCCAACCCCAGCAAGCGCTCCCGGGAGAAGGGGGACAGGGTGGCCCTAAAGACCCGGGAGGAGAAGCTGGCCTGGCTAGCCCGCAAGCTGGAAGAGGGGGGGTTCCGGTTGCCCTCTGAGAGGGGCCAACCTCTGGCGGTGATCCGACAGGATACCTTCCTAGAGGTGAGAAAACGGGGCCATCTTCTTCAGGTCCAGGCGGTTCTCTTTGAGGGGACCCTCGAGGTGCTGGACCCGCAAAAGGCCTTAGAGTCCCTTAAGAGGGGGATTGGTCCAGGAAAGGCCCTAGGACTAGGCCTACTCTCCCTTCACCCATAA